In one window of Anaerobacillus alkaliphilus DNA:
- a CDS encoding zinc metallopeptidase, which yields MFFHPMDFLIFIALGLALWAQTKVKGNFQKWSRVRASSGLSGAQVARQILDQEGLSHVRVEYSKGGDLSDHYDPTAKVIRLSEPVYRGNSLSSLAVAAHEVGHAIQDEHRYSMLVLRHRLFPLANIGSQLAPMLFLGGFLLGITNLIGVGIALFSAAVLFQVVTLPVEFDASKRAKDKLLELGMIKNSEEKGVSKVLNAAALTYVASTMMAVLQLIKFIMIFRNRR from the coding sequence ATGTTTTTTCATCCAATGGATTTTCTTATATTTATAGCATTAGGACTTGCGTTATGGGCACAAACAAAGGTAAAAGGAAATTTTCAGAAGTGGTCTAGAGTAAGGGCTTCCTCAGGTTTGTCAGGAGCACAAGTGGCCAGGCAAATTCTAGATCAGGAAGGTCTTTCCCATGTCAGAGTAGAATATTCAAAAGGTGGCGACCTTTCTGATCATTATGACCCTACTGCAAAAGTAATCCGATTGTCGGAACCTGTATACCGTGGAAACTCGCTATCTTCACTTGCTGTGGCAGCTCATGAAGTTGGGCATGCCATCCAAGATGAGCATAGGTATTCCATGCTTGTCTTACGTCACCGTCTTTTTCCGTTAGCGAACATTGGTTCACAGCTAGCTCCGATGTTGTTCCTAGGAGGATTTTTACTAGGAATTACAAACCTAATTGGCGTTGGAATTGCTTTATTTTCAGCTGCAGTTCTATTCCAAGTTGTTACACTCCCAGTAGAATTTGATGCAAGTAAACGGGCGAAAGATAAACTACTTGAACTAGGAATGATTAAGAACAGCGAAGAAAAGGGTGTTAGTAAGGTATTAAATGCAGCAGCTCTAACTTATGTAGCAAGTACAATGATGGCGGTGTTACAACTTATTAAATTTATTATGATCTTTAGAAACAGACGCTAA